The Iamia majanohamensis genome window below encodes:
- a CDS encoding alpha/beta hydrolase family esterase, which yields MTRRRLAAVVAVLLLAACSGGDSGDTDGGGGDGGSDATLIPPASESAPDGTEDEGVAPVEPTGDLADCPAGFDEGDLPAGEHEGFASGGQERAFHLLVPEDAPAEPAPLFVALTGTVQEEADFLAQSEIDRLTDDGWIVVAPVRNGNGLVWGPWDAMRTPAMTGPNPDEALVLDLVGCVAAHHPVDADRVFVGGISIGGTFTNYLLRRHSDVFAGGIVGSGNLILTEPAKPEPMEAMTVIVAWGGPDDQWTGCPDGRMGEQYAEEPGCVSTDFVADAAAATELYAEEPEVAVLACSEDVGHIWITSATSWWAEVLAARPKGTTAPLDPGAPPPPMTCEADLA from the coding sequence ATGACCCGCCGCCGCCTGGCTGCGGTCGTCGCCGTCCTCCTCCTCGCCGCCTGCTCGGGCGGGGACTCCGGTGACACCGACGGCGGTGGAGGCGACGGTGGGAGCGACGCCACCCTCATCCCCCCGGCGTCGGAGTCGGCCCCCGACGGCACCGAGGACGAGGGCGTCGCACCGGTCGAGCCGACCGGCGACCTGGCCGACTGCCCGGCCGGCTTCGACGAGGGCGACCTCCCCGCCGGTGAGCACGAGGGCTTCGCGTCCGGAGGCCAGGAGCGGGCCTTCCACCTGCTGGTGCCCGAGGACGCGCCGGCCGAGCCCGCTCCCCTATTCGTGGCCCTCACCGGCACGGTGCAGGAGGAGGCCGACTTCCTGGCCCAGTCCGAGATCGACCGGCTGACCGACGACGGGTGGATCGTGGTGGCGCCGGTGCGCAACGGCAACGGGCTGGTGTGGGGGCCGTGGGATGCCATGCGGACCCCAGCTATGACGGGACCGAACCCGGACGAGGCGCTGGTGCTCGACCTGGTGGGCTGCGTGGCCGCCCACCACCCCGTCGATGCCGACCGGGTGTTCGTCGGCGGCATCTCCATCGGCGGGACGTTCACCAACTACCTGCTGCGGCGGCACTCCGACGTGTTCGCCGGCGGGATCGTGGGGTCGGGGAACCTGATCCTCACCGAGCCGGCGAAGCCCGAGCCCATGGAGGCGATGACGGTGATCGTGGCCTGGGGCGGCCCCGACGACCAGTGGACCGGCTGCCCCGACGGGCGCATGGGCGAGCAGTACGCGGAGGAGCCCGGCTGCGTCAGCACCGACTTCGTGGCCGACGCCGCGGCGGCGACCGAGCTCTACGCCGAGGAGCCGGAGGTGGCGGTGCTGGCCTGCAGCGAGGACGTGGGCCACATCTGGATCACCAGCGCCACGTCCTGGTGGGCCGAGGTCCTGGCCGCCCGCCCCAAGGGCACCACCGCCCCCCTCGACCCCGGCGCCCCTCCCCCACCCATGACCTGCGAGGCCGACCTGGCGTGA
- a CDS encoding DinB family protein, with the protein MAEGWDWTRVQAEACPQCGFDPAEHPLDGLGADLRATAAGWRALLETSAPDDLRRRPEPTTWCALELACHVRDAVTVFDQRIALTLVEDDPELGWWDHEAAVDEQAYAAQDPGLVAGGVEASLGALAAAVEAIPPGAAWDRRAVRRAGEHFTVAGMARFTLHEAVHHLADAEAALAGGGASGDAGG; encoded by the coding sequence GTGGCCGAGGGATGGGACTGGACGCGGGTGCAGGCCGAGGCCTGCCCCCAGTGCGGGTTCGACCCCGCCGAGCACCCGCTCGACGGCCTCGGGGCCGACCTGCGCGCCACCGCCGCCGGCTGGCGGGCGCTGCTGGAGACGTCGGCCCCCGACGACCTGCGACGTCGGCCCGAGCCCACCACCTGGTGCGCGCTGGAGCTGGCCTGCCACGTGCGCGACGCCGTCACCGTGTTCGACCAGCGCATCGCCCTCACCCTGGTGGAGGACGACCCCGAGCTCGGCTGGTGGGACCACGAGGCCGCGGTGGACGAGCAGGCCTACGCGGCCCAGGACCCCGGCCTCGTCGCCGGTGGGGTCGAGGCCAGCCTCGGCGCCCTGGCCGCCGCGGTCGAGGCGATCCCGCCCGGTGCGGCCTGGGACCGCCGGGCCGTCCGCCGCGCCGGCGAGCACTTCACGGTGGCGGGCATGGCCCGCTTCACCCTGCACGAGGCCGTCCACCACCTGGCCGACGCCGAGGCGGCCCTGGCCGGTGGAGGGGCGTCCGGCGACGCCGGGGGCTGA
- a CDS encoding dihydrofolate reductase family protein, which yields MARTTTAHMFSSANGVSEAPDRFQHDAFGEAEGEMMGRTLAGVTDVVMGRALWQEWSEYWSAAGDADPFGSFINPVRKHVISSTLAGELGWNSTLVEGDPVTYVRDLKAADGGPITVAGGVETVRSLFLAGVVDRLILTVHPAITGEGRRLFDDSVPLTRLTLVEGTTTPAGNAVLTYALRAD from the coding sequence ATGGCCCGCACGACCACCGCCCACATGTTCTCCTCGGCCAACGGCGTCTCGGAGGCACCGGACCGGTTCCAGCACGACGCCTTCGGCGAGGCCGAGGGGGAGATGATGGGCAGGACCCTGGCCGGGGTCACCGACGTGGTCATGGGCCGGGCCCTGTGGCAGGAGTGGTCGGAGTACTGGTCTGCGGCGGGCGACGCCGACCCCTTCGGGTCGTTCATCAACCCGGTGCGCAAGCACGTGATCTCCTCGACCCTCGCGGGCGAGCTGGGCTGGAACAGCACCCTGGTCGAGGGTGACCCCGTCACCTACGTGCGGGACCTGAAGGCGGCCGACGGCGGGCCCATCACCGTCGCCGGCGGCGTCGAGACGGTGCGGAGCCTGTTCCTCGCCGGTGTCGTCGACCGCCTGATCCTCACCGTGCACCCGGCGATCACCGGCGAGGGTCGCCGCCTCTTCGACGACTCGGTGCCGCTCACCCGCCTCACCCTCGTCGAGGGGACCACCACCCCCGCCGGCAACGCCGTGCTCACCTACGCCCTGCGGGCGGACTGA
- a CDS encoding class I SAM-dependent methyltransferase: MAAAPSDPPTDRWEGERVARWIRQSAGLERQLEPVSDVLFAAARLRAGERVLDVGCGTGPTTRRAAAEVGPDGAVTGLDVAGPMLAHAAEVPAPDGSAPLSWVEADAVTWDPPEGAYDVVLSRFGVMFFDDPDAAFATLARAAAPGGRLVVAVWAERPESELFEMPLQVAVEALRARGLDPQVPPVDGGPFSLGDEGRARDLLTGAGWTDVGREVHRLAMPFGGALSAPEAAGSALDFGPTRLVTEGADDAGRAAVVGALTEAFSARLDAEDHVTLEGTVVVLSARRP, translated from the coding sequence ATGGCCGCCGCACCGTCCGACCCGCCCACCGACCGGTGGGAGGGCGAGCGGGTGGCGCGCTGGATCCGCCAGTCGGCCGGGCTCGAGCGCCAGCTGGAGCCCGTGTCCGACGTGCTCTTCGCCGCCGCCCGGCTCCGGGCCGGCGAACGGGTGCTCGACGTCGGCTGCGGGACGGGTCCGACCACCCGCCGGGCCGCGGCCGAGGTCGGCCCCGACGGCGCGGTGACGGGGCTGGACGTGGCCGGGCCCATGCTGGCCCACGCCGCCGAGGTGCCCGCCCCCGACGGCAGCGCCCCCCTCTCGTGGGTCGAGGCCGACGCCGTCACGTGGGACCCGCCCGAGGGCGCCTACGACGTGGTGCTGTCGCGCTTCGGCGTGATGTTCTTCGACGACCCCGACGCCGCCTTCGCCACCCTCGCCCGGGCGGCCGCCCCCGGCGGGCGCCTGGTGGTGGCCGTGTGGGCCGAGCGCCCGGAGTCCGAGCTGTTCGAGATGCCGCTGCAGGTCGCCGTCGAGGCCCTGCGGGCCCGGGGCCTCGACCCCCAGGTGCCTCCGGTCGACGGCGGGCCCTTCTCCCTCGGCGACGAGGGCCGGGCCCGGGACCTGCTCACCGGGGCGGGCTGGACCGACGTCGGGCGCGAGGTGCACCGCCTGGCCATGCCCTTCGGCGGGGCGCTGTCGGCGCCGGAGGCGGCCGGGTCGGCGCTCGACTTCGGCCCCACCCGGCTGGTCACCGAGGGCGCCGACGACGCCGGGCGGGCCGCCGTGGTCGGGGCCCTCACCGAGGCGTTCTCGGCGCGCCTCGACGCGGAGGACCACGTGACCCTGGAGGGCACGGTGGTGGTCCTCAGCGCCCGTCGGCCCTGA
- a CDS encoding PQQ-binding-like beta-propeller repeat protein, translated as MVVAVALALVLAACGADEPDGRAGDGGEQSAGAEIYVDSCAACHGADGSGGQGPPLGDGVAAESLTEEEMVEVVTGGRDAMPSFAGDLTAEEIDQVVAYVRNDLTSTEDAEVEVGEGPRGDLEGLPPELAAASDDGDWAVANGDLLSQRAQVDSAITSDTVDDLELQWAYDVPGEAQFGTLTTTPLVSGDTVYVGDLTTKVHAVDRATGEQRFVVGDDAAIFGPTGVGLGYGQLYGTKGNDSGRGSVLVAYDAVTGEEAWAVDLGANGSDINVQPSAFGGLVFASTGGYGAGTRATIYAVDAETGTVVWDFPVIEDPDLWGHPELNSGGGVWYPPAIDAERGIAYFGTGNPYPFPGAEGFPNGSSRPGDNRWTDSMLALDIETGELVWGHQAIAHDIFDRDAMVAARVDVELDGEERALAISTGKLGVVHALDAETGEPLWETEVGIHENDELTEIDGPTRVYPGSLGGVQTPIAIADGTIYACVMNAPTQYAGPDETSFGFTVQLGTEDSQMVAIDAATGEVEWDVDLPGDALGGATVAGDLLFTSTFAGEVLALDRATGETVWTYQAPGGINGWPAVAGDQLFVPVGMGETPQLLAFGLPDA; from the coding sequence GTGGTCGTCGCCGTGGCCCTGGCGCTGGTGCTGGCGGCGTGCGGGGCCGACGAGCCCGACGGCCGGGCCGGCGACGGCGGCGAGCAGTCGGCCGGGGCGGAGATCTACGTCGACAGCTGCGCTGCCTGCCACGGCGCCGACGGCTCCGGCGGCCAGGGCCCGCCCCTGGGCGACGGGGTGGCGGCCGAGTCACTGACCGAGGAGGAGATGGTCGAGGTCGTCACCGGCGGCCGCGACGCCATGCCGTCCTTCGCCGGCGACCTCACCGCCGAGGAGATCGACCAGGTGGTGGCCTACGTCCGCAACGACCTCACCAGCACCGAGGACGCCGAGGTGGAGGTGGGCGAGGGGCCGCGGGGGGATCTCGAGGGCCTGCCGCCCGAGCTGGCGGCCGCGTCCGACGACGGCGACTGGGCGGTGGCCAACGGGGACCTGCTCTCCCAGCGGGCCCAGGTCGACTCCGCCATCACCTCCGACACGGTCGACGACCTGGAGCTGCAGTGGGCCTACGACGTGCCCGGCGAGGCCCAGTTCGGCACCCTCACCACCACGCCGCTCGTGTCCGGCGACACCGTCTACGTCGGGGACCTCACGACCAAGGTCCACGCCGTGGACCGGGCGACGGGCGAGCAGCGCTTCGTGGTCGGTGACGACGCCGCCATCTTCGGCCCCACCGGCGTGGGCCTGGGCTACGGGCAGCTGTACGGGACCAAGGGCAACGACAGCGGGCGGGGCTCGGTGCTGGTGGCCTACGACGCCGTGACGGGCGAGGAGGCGTGGGCGGTCGACCTGGGGGCCAACGGGTCGGACATCAACGTGCAGCCCTCGGCCTTCGGCGGGCTCGTGTTCGCCTCCACCGGCGGCTACGGCGCCGGCACCCGGGCCACCATCTACGCCGTCGACGCCGAGACCGGCACCGTGGTGTGGGACTTCCCGGTCATCGAGGACCCCGACCTCTGGGGCCACCCCGAGCTCAACAGCGGCGGTGGCGTCTGGTACCCGCCGGCCATCGACGCCGAGCGGGGCATCGCCTACTTCGGCACCGGCAACCCCTACCCGTTCCCCGGGGCCGAGGGCTTCCCCAACGGCTCCAGCCGACCCGGGGACAACAGGTGGACCGACTCGATGCTCGCGCTCGACATCGAGACCGGCGAGCTGGTGTGGGGCCACCAGGCCATCGCCCACGACATCTTCGACCGCGACGCCATGGTGGCGGCCCGGGTCGACGTGGAGCTCGACGGCGAGGAGCGGGCGCTGGCCATCAGCACCGGGAAGCTGGGTGTCGTGCACGCCCTCGACGCCGAGACCGGTGAGCCCCTGTGGGAGACCGAGGTGGGCATCCACGAGAACGACGAGCTGACCGAGATCGACGGCCCCACCCGCGTCTACCCCGGCTCGCTCGGCGGGGTGCAGACGCCCATCGCCATCGCCGATGGGACGATCTACGCCTGCGTGATGAACGCCCCCACCCAGTACGCGGGGCCGGACGAGACCAGCTTCGGCTTCACCGTGCAGCTGGGCACCGAGGACAGCCAGATGGTGGCCATCGACGCCGCCACCGGGGAGGTCGAGTGGGACGTCGACCTGCCCGGCGACGCCCTGGGCGGGGCCACCGTGGCCGGCGACCTTTTGTTCACCTCCACCTTCGCCGGCGAGGTGCTGGCCCTCGACCGGGCGACAGGCGAGACGGTGTGGACCTACCAGGCCCCCGGCGGCATCAACGGCTGGCCTGCGGTGGCCGGTGACCAGCTCTTCGTCCCCGTCGGCATGGGCGAGACCCCCCAGCTCCTGGCCTTCGGCCTCCCCGACGCATGA
- a CDS encoding lysophospholipid acyltransferase family protein has protein sequence MAGKDREAGQLYPVAKAIITPVFRFSWRFHVEGLEKVPTEGPALICPNHTSVLDSFFVPAVLPRRITYVGKAEYMDDWKTKHLFPAMGMIPIDRGGGSASERALSAAQRVLERGELFGIYPEGTRSRDGVLHRGHTGPARLALRTGAPLIPVGIRGSREVMPPDAKYPTPFRPVVIRFGTPVDVTKYQDRANDRLILRQIIDEVMFAIRELSGQEYRNVYATKKAESVPTEVAHVGERPHPEREADGNGNGSAADPEVDPAAVASGGGERRSAADALAGARRRG, from the coding sequence ATGGCAGGCAAGGACCGCGAGGCGGGGCAGCTGTACCCCGTGGCCAAGGCCATCATCACGCCTGTCTTCAGGTTCAGCTGGCGCTTCCACGTCGAGGGCCTCGAGAAGGTGCCCACCGAGGGCCCGGCGCTCATCTGCCCCAACCACACCTCCGTGCTCGACTCCTTCTTCGTCCCCGCGGTGCTGCCCCGGCGCATCACCTACGTGGGCAAGGCCGAGTACATGGACGACTGGAAGACCAAGCACCTCTTCCCGGCCATGGGCATGATCCCCATCGACCGCGGCGGCGGCTCCGCCTCGGAGCGGGCGCTCTCCGCGGCCCAGCGGGTCCTCGAGCGGGGCGAGCTGTTCGGGATCTACCCCGAGGGCACCCGCAGCCGCGACGGCGTCCTCCACCGGGGCCACACCGGCCCCGCCCGCCTGGCCCTCCGCACCGGCGCCCCGCTCATCCCCGTCGGCATCCGCGGGTCGCGCGAGGTCATGCCGCCCGACGCCAAGTACCCCACTCCGTTCCGGCCCGTGGTCATCCGCTTCGGCACGCCCGTCGACGTCACCAAGTACCAGGACCGGGCCAACGACCGCCTCATCCTCCGCCAGATCATCGACGAGGTGATGTTCGCCATCCGCGAGCTGTCGGGCCAGGAGTACCGCAACGTCTACGCCACCAAGAAGGCGGAGTCGGTGCCCACCGAGGTGGCCCACGTCGGCGAGCGGCCCCACCCCGAGCGCGAGGCCGACGGCAACGGGAACGGCAGCGCGGCCGACCCGGAGGTCGACCCCGCCGCCGTCGCCTCGGGCGGGGGCGAGCGGCGCAGCGCGGCCGACGCCCTGGCCGGCGCCCGCCGCCGCGGCTGA
- a CDS encoding OmpA family protein: protein MEPLAPLPPVGAFAPLDAIGPVGRSCGTLVTLTEAVLFDFGSDQLRPDADTVLDKLADVVNEADVPIAVPGHTDSIGEEDANLDLSRRRADAVRTALVDRGVITEVTTEGYGESRPVAPNTQPDGSDDPAGRQMNRRVEIVIGDVPG from the coding sequence GTGGAACCGCTGGCCCCGCTGCCCCCGGTGGGCGCCTTCGCCCCGCTCGACGCCATCGGCCCCGTCGGCCGCAGCTGCGGCACCCTCGTCACCCTGACCGAGGCGGTGCTGTTCGACTTCGGGAGCGACCAGCTCCGCCCCGACGCCGACACCGTCCTCGACAAACTGGCCGACGTGGTCAACGAGGCCGACGTGCCCATCGCCGTCCCCGGCCACACCGACTCCATCGGCGAGGAGGACGCCAACCTCGATCTCTCCCGCCGACGGGCCGACGCCGTCCGCACCGCACTGGTCGACCGGGGCGTCATCACCGAGGTCACCACCGAGGGCTACGGCGAGTCCCGCCCCGTCGCCCCCAACACCCAGCCCGACGGCAGCGACGACCCCGCCGGCCGCCAGATGAACCGGCGGGTCGAGATCGTCATCGGCGACGTGCCCGGCTGA
- a CDS encoding limonene-1,2-epoxide hydrolase family protein, translating into MSSTSAPPSVDTPVAVVEAFLEALSAPDVDAAMALVDESIAYTNVSLPTMDRTAMRQFLSGVEEPGSGFDVTIHNISADGGTVLTERTDLLVLRGIKVQIWVCGRFEVVDGKITVWRDYFDWLDIARAAVRGIAARFKPELAPSMPSKDDEAPGR; encoded by the coding sequence ATGTCGAGCACCTCCGCGCCCCCCTCCGTCGACACCCCGGTCGCCGTCGTCGAGGCCTTCCTCGAGGCCCTCTCCGCCCCAGACGTCGACGCCGCCATGGCGCTGGTCGACGAGTCGATCGCCTACACGAACGTCTCGCTGCCGACGATGGACCGCACCGCCATGCGGCAGTTCCTCTCCGGCGTGGAGGAGCCCGGCTCGGGCTTCGACGTGACCATCCACAACATCTCGGCCGACGGGGGCACCGTGCTGACCGAGCGCACCGACCTGCTCGTGCTGCGGGGCATCAAGGTGCAGATCTGGGTGTGCGGCCGCTTCGAGGTGGTCGACGGCAAGATCACCGTCTGGCGCGACTACTTCGACTGGCTCGACATCGCCCGGGCCGCCGTCCGCGGCATCGCCGCCAGGTTCAAGCCCGAGCTGGCGCCGTCGATGCCGTCGAAGGACGACGAGGCCCCCGGCCGCTGA
- the thrS gene encoding threonine--tRNA ligase, producing MADITISLPDGSSRQVDEGTTVGQLAASIGRGLAKAAVIGVVNGVERDLVAPLADGDTVEIVTADSPRGLFTIRHSTAHVMAQAVLDEFPGATFGIGPPVEDGFYYDFQLPAGADGKPATFEPDDLPRIEARMREIIAESQPFVRDDIPNDAAREVFADHPFKLEIIDGEAEDPTSVTETGTARTYENPPASPKERPPFRGHAGFIDLCRGPHVPDTKAHLGHFKLLRIAGAYWRGDETKPQLQRVYGTAWASKKDLDAHLERLEEAAKRDHRKLGAELDLFSFPEEVGSGLAVFHPKGGTVRRLMEDYSRRRHEAADYEFVYSPHITKAQLFETSGHLQWFADGMFPPMHFEDEGGAEGQDYYLKPMNCPFHCLIFQSRQRSYRELPLRLFEFGSVYRYEKSGVVHGLTRVRGMTQDDAHIYCTREQMGAELQSLLGFVLGLLRDYGLDDFYLELSTRGDSDKFIGADEDWEEATAALAAAAGESGLELVDDPGGAAFYGPKISVQARDAIGRTWQMSTIQLDFQEPPRFGLEYVGADGARHTPVMIHRALFGSVERFFGVLVEHYAGAFPTWLAPVQVRLLPVRDDHMAYADRIADRLRAEGFRADVVDAGEKLGNRIRKAKGEKLPYVLVVGDDDVDHGTVGVNPRGGEVERDVSADDFVDRLRAEVLAQTGGR from the coding sequence ATGGCCGACATCACCATCTCCCTGCCCGACGGTTCGTCCCGCCAGGTGGACGAGGGCACCACCGTCGGCCAGCTGGCGGCCTCCATCGGCCGGGGCCTGGCCAAGGCCGCGGTCATCGGCGTCGTGAACGGCGTCGAGCGCGACCTCGTCGCCCCCCTCGCCGACGGCGACACGGTCGAGATCGTCACCGCCGACAGTCCGCGCGGCCTGTTCACCATCCGCCACTCCACGGCCCACGTCATGGCCCAGGCCGTGCTCGACGAGTTCCCCGGCGCCACCTTCGGCATCGGCCCCCCGGTCGAGGACGGCTTCTACTACGACTTCCAGCTCCCGGCCGGCGCCGACGGCAAGCCCGCCACCTTCGAGCCCGACGACCTCCCCCGCATCGAGGCGCGCATGCGGGAGATCATCGCCGAGTCCCAGCCCTTCGTCCGCGACGACATCCCCAACGACGCGGCCCGGGAGGTCTTCGCCGACCACCCGTTCAAGCTGGAGATCATCGACGGCGAGGCCGAGGACCCCACCTCGGTCACCGAGACGGGCACGGCCCGCACCTACGAGAACCCGCCGGCCTCGCCCAAGGAGCGCCCCCCGTTCCGGGGCCACGCCGGGTTCATCGACCTGTGCCGGGGCCCCCACGTCCCCGACACCAAGGCCCACCTCGGCCACTTCAAGCTGCTCCGCATCGCCGGGGCCTACTGGCGGGGCGACGAGACCAAGCCCCAGCTCCAGCGCGTCTACGGCACCGCGTGGGCCTCCAAGAAGGACCTCGACGCCCACCTGGAGCGCCTGGAGGAGGCGGCCAAGCGCGACCACCGCAAGCTGGGCGCCGAGCTCGACCTGTTCTCCTTCCCCGAGGAGGTCGGCTCCGGCCTGGCCGTGTTCCACCCCAAGGGCGGCACGGTCCGCCGGCTGATGGAGGACTACTCCCGTCGGCGCCACGAGGCCGCCGACTACGAGTTCGTCTACTCGCCCCACATCACCAAGGCCCAGCTGTTCGAGACCTCGGGCCACCTGCAGTGGTTCGCCGACGGCATGTTCCCGCCCATGCACTTCGAGGACGAGGGCGGCGCCGAGGGCCAGGACTACTACCTCAAGCCCATGAACTGCCCGTTCCACTGCCTGATCTTCCAGTCGCGGCAGCGGAGCTACCGGGAGCTGCCCCTGCGGCTCTTCGAGTTCGGCAGCGTGTACCGCTACGAGAAGTCCGGCGTCGTCCACGGCCTCACCCGGGTGCGGGGCATGACCCAGGACGACGCCCACATCTACTGCACCCGCGAGCAGATGGGCGCCGAGCTCCAGAGCCTGCTCGGCTTCGTCCTGGGCCTGCTCCGGGACTACGGCCTCGACGACTTCTACCTGGAGCTCTCCACCCGGGGGGACTCCGACAAGTTCATCGGGGCCGACGAGGACTGGGAGGAGGCCACCGCCGCCCTCGCCGCCGCGGCGGGCGAGTCCGGCCTCGAGCTGGTCGACGACCCCGGCGGGGCCGCCTTCTACGGACCCAAGATCTCGGTCCAGGCCCGCGACGCCATCGGGCGCACCTGGCAGATGTCGACCATCCAGCTCGACTTCCAGGAGCCGCCCCGCTTCGGCCTGGAGTACGTCGGCGCCGACGGCGCCCGCCACACGCCGGTGATGATCCACCGGGCCCTGTTCGGTTCGGTCGAGCGCTTCTTCGGCGTCCTCGTCGAGCACTACGCCGGCGCCTTCCCCACCTGGCTGGCGCCGGTGCAGGTCCGGCTGCTGCCCGTGCGCGACGACCACATGGCCTACGCCGACCGCATCGCCGACCGCCTCCGGGCCGAGGGCTTCCGGGCGGATGTGGTCGACGCCGGCGAGAAGCTGGGCAACCGCATCCGCAAGGCCAAGGGGGAGAAGCTCCCCTACGTCCTCGTGGTGGGCGACGACGACGTCGACCACGGCACCGTCGGGGTCAACCCCCGGGGCGGCGAGGTCGAGCGCGACGTGTCGGCCGACGACTTCGTCGACCGCCTGCGGGCCGAGGTGCTGGCCCAGACCGGCGGCCGATGA
- a CDS encoding DedA family protein: protein MFDDLADVARLSPWTYVLVTALCAFDAVIPILPSESIVVAAASVAASRGTEPWTLLVVAAVGALAGDLTSYALGRRARHRFSDPEDMDGHRGQALRWAGDRLAEHGDSVIITARFIPGGRTATTFAAGYLRHPAGRFLRADAIGAILWAGNGVLLGYVGGQVSDNPLVAMAAGLTLALVASGVLALVRRLRGTGHGPHGGRRSARGRPRRSRPVRADGR, encoded by the coding sequence ATGTTCGACGACCTGGCGGATGTGGCCCGGCTGTCGCCGTGGACCTACGTCCTCGTCACCGCCCTGTGCGCGTTCGACGCAGTCATCCCGATCCTGCCCAGCGAGTCGATCGTCGTGGCCGCAGCCAGCGTCGCCGCCAGCCGCGGCACCGAGCCCTGGACCCTCCTCGTCGTGGCCGCGGTCGGCGCCCTGGCCGGCGACCTCACCTCCTACGCCCTCGGGCGGCGCGCCCGTCACCGGTTCAGCGATCCCGAGGACATGGACGGCCACCGGGGCCAGGCCCTGCGCTGGGCCGGCGACCGCCTGGCCGAGCACGGCGACAGCGTGATCATCACCGCCCGCTTCATCCCCGGCGGCCGCACGGCCACCACCTTCGCCGCCGGCTACCTCCGCCACCCCGCCGGTCGCTTCCTGCGGGCCGACGCCATCGGGGCGATCCTGTGGGCCGGAAACGGGGTCCTGCTCGGCTACGTCGGCGGCCAGGTGTCGGACAACCCGCTGGTGGCCATGGCCGCCGGGCTGACCCTGGCCCTGGTGGCGAGCGGCGTGCTCGCCCTCGTGCGCCGGCTGCGGGGGACGGGGCACGGGCCCCACGGGGGTCGACGGTCAGCCCGTGGACGGCCCCGCCGGAGCCGACCGGTCAGGGCCGACGGGCGCTGA
- a CDS encoding HIT family protein produces MTERRTAAEAGGGPPPGLARLWAGWRTAYIDRLSTDDVEVRPDDAGRSLFERILTSDLPDEEAFVVHRGAHTAVLLNAYPYGSGHLLVMPMRAAADLGDLTDEEAAELWATVTTASGVIRAAYRPDGVNIGLNLGSAAGAGVPDHLHVHVLPRWAADANFMTSVAETRVLPEPLEATYRKVRAAWPS; encoded by the coding sequence GTGACCGAGCGACGGACCGCGGCCGAGGCGGGGGGAGGCCCGCCGCCGGGGCTGGCCCGGCTGTGGGCAGGGTGGCGCACCGCCTACATCGACCGCCTCTCCACCGACGACGTCGAGGTCCGCCCCGACGACGCCGGCCGCAGCCTCTTCGAGCGCATCCTCACCTCCGACCTCCCCGACGAGGAGGCCTTCGTCGTCCACCGGGGCGCGCACACGGCGGTGCTGCTCAACGCCTACCCCTACGGCTCGGGCCACCTGCTGGTGATGCCGATGCGGGCCGCGGCCGACCTGGGCGACCTCACCGACGAGGAGGCCGCCGAGCTGTGGGCCACCGTCACCACCGCCTCCGGCGTCATCCGGGCCGCGTACCGGCCCGACGGCGTGAACATCGGACTCAACCTCGGCTCGGCCGCAGGCGCAGGCGTGCCCGACCACCTCCACGTCCACGTCCTGCCCCGCTGGGCGGCCGACGCCAACTTCATGACCTCGGTGGCCGAGACCCGCGTCCTGCCCGAGCCCCTCGAGGCCACCTACCGCAAGGTGCGCGCTGCCTGGCCCAGCTGA
- a CDS encoding DUF488 family protein, whose translation MATIRTVGHGTLEADAFADLLRGAGVEGLWDVRRYPGSHRHPHFASDAMARWLPDRGVGYRHEPALGGRRKPAPDSPHVGLRNEQFRAYADHLTSAEFTDALGGLVDAGGGQRLAVMCAESLWWRCHRRLVADHLVLVEGIEVEHLFHDGRLAPHSPTPEARAVDGAVVYDVGFQGSLMGDDATADADTDGRWGRAGDGVSRARRR comes from the coding sequence ATGGCGACGATCCGCACCGTGGGCCACGGCACCCTCGAGGCCGACGCCTTCGCCGACCTGCTGCGGGGCGCAGGGGTCGAGGGGCTGTGGGACGTGCGGCGCTACCCCGGTAGTCATCGCCACCCGCACTTCGCCTCCGACGCCATGGCGCGGTGGCTGCCGGACCGGGGCGTCGGGTACCGCCACGAGCCCGCCCTCGGGGGCCGTCGGAAGCCCGCGCCGGACTCGCCCCACGTGGGGCTCCGCAACGAGCAGTTCCGGGCCTACGCCGACCACCTGACCTCGGCCGAGTTCACCGATGCCCTGGGCGGCCTCGTCGACGCGGGCGGTGGACAGCGCCTGGCCGTCATGTGCGCCGAGTCGCTGTGGTGGCGCTGCCACCGGCGCCTGGTGGCAGACCACCTGGTGCTCGTCGAGGGCATCGAGGTCGAGCACCTGTTCCACGACGGCCGCCTGGCCCCCCACTCGCCCACCCCCGAGGCCCGGGCCGTCGACGGGGCCGTGGTCTACGACGTGGGCTTCCAGGGGTCGCTGATGGGCGATGACGCCACGGCCGACGCTGACACCGACGGCCGCTGGGGCCGAGCGGGTGACGGCGTCAGCCGGGCACGTCGCCGATGA